taaatttattgcattttcaattttgtttactaaaacttcatataaacttcaattccgaaaaaaataatattctatcaatagtattaaaatatttaaaatattgttgaatgactaatttgaatatgtgctaaaatttaccattttcttgataatattttgaattatgtGTCCATCTAAATCCCGTGCATAATCCAAAATCAGTGAGTTTTATGTGACCATCCTTATCGATGAGTATGTTGTCAGGTTTAATATCCCTGAAATGAGAAAAGGATATGTTATAGGTTAAGACAAAATTTTGATGGCGAATGAACCCATACAAACCTATGAATAAAACCCATTTTGTGTACACTTTCAACAGCGCATGTCAGTTCGGCAATGTAAAATCGCGCTAACGGTTCTTCAAATATGCCTTTCTTAATTAAAAGAGACATAAGGTCTCCTCCTGTTATGTGGAGAGAGAACCataaacattattatttaaaatataaatagcaaTTTTTTCAGCCACTCACCCGGTATGTAGTCCatcacaaaatataaattttccttATCCTGAAAACTATAGTATAATTTAACAACCCAATTATTGTCGGCCTCCGCTAAAATATCACGTTCTGCTTTCACATGCGCCACCTGATTACGCTTCAACACGTCCGCCTTCCGTAGCGTCTTCATGGCGTACAGATGATGCGTTGAATCGATCTTCTTAACCAGCGATACCTCGCCGAACGCACCCACGCCAATGTCTTGGATCTTCGCGAACATGCTCTTATTCATTTTGGCGCGCTTCAAGCGTATGTAATTGCTCTCCTTTTGGCTTAACATTTTTCGCATCTCCACTTGCGCCTGTTGCGGCAAGCACATGCGTGACATCTCCTTCTCCAGCTGATTCTTTCGATAGGCGCGTTGTTTGCAGGATTTGATAACGTTTTCGATATGCTGCTCCATGTAGAATTTATACGCCTGTGGAGAGTACTGTGTTATGCGACATTCCTTACGCTCCTCCTCCTTTTCCTTGGAGACTTTTTTGCGTTCGGGTATGGGCGAAGCATGCTTGATTTTCTCGGCGCCTTTGCCTACAGCGCCACCACCAGATGCGGCCGGCGATGTGCCGCCACCGCCACTGCCGGAACTAGTTGTGCCCCCACTGCCGCCACTATTTTTCGCCGGTGGTATTGGCGGTGTTGTTGTCAAATTGCTATTTATGATTTGGTTATTGTTTACCATATTGCTGTGCAGTGCCGCTGCTGCCTTGCCGTTTGCCTTCATATCCATCGGATTGTTGTTGCCACTTAAGTCCGACGGTGGCGCTGCGGCAGCGCGTGTGCTCTGATAGGGCGGCGGAGGCGGCAATTGTCGTGGCACTGGCACCGAGCACACctgcttttgttgctgctgttgttgttgttgctgtgcagCCAACGCTACAGCCGCTGCAGCTCGCAACTGTGCTGACgatgtttgttgctgttgctggtgATGCTGTGCGGCCTTCGCCTGCATCGTCACCGAATAAGAAGGCGGCTCAATGCATATCGGCTTGCTCACCACACTACCGTTCAACGCGTTAGCAATGAGCGGCGGTGTGGTGGGCGTCGATGACTTCACTGCGGTGCTGAGAGTGGTGGGGACGCCACCAGCCAACAGCGGCGATTGCTGTTgagctgcttgttgttgttgcacaacaATAGCAGATTTTTGCGGGTATGAGGGTGGCGCGGGCATGATGTGTACAGGCGAATTGCAAGCCGAGGCCGAGACCGGTGTCTGTGGCGCCACAGCCGTTTGCAGAACCGGCTTTTGCACCTGCGTCGATCTGACACTCTGCATGATGATTGGTTGCTGAGTGCGCGCGTAGGTACGAGGCTGCGGACGCGCTACAGCAGTCGGCTGCAGTGGCAGTATCGCGCTATTTGACACAGTGATAGGACTGGGCGATCCGGCAGAGGTGGCTGAGTAGATGCCGCTGCTTGGTGACTTACGGTAATCAGATTGTGACTGCGTGGGTGACTGACGGGATTGCATGGAGGCGGTGTAGCTGGGCGGTGGCGCTGACGTAGCCACCACCACTGTGTTGATAGGATACGGTGGTGGTGGCGGTTCAACGGCGCTACCACCAGCCTGATATAAGCTTAGCGCCTTCATTTGTGACAGCTGTTGTTGGGCTTTGATGCCATTCCGCAAAATAACCGGCGAGGTGCCACGCGTTGTCGGATTGGGTGTAATTGCCGCTGGCCTCGTATTAGCAGGTGATCGCCTTTTGTAGAGTTGATTaggcggtggtggtggcggtgtaGCGGAGTTTGCCGTTGTTGGATGCCGTGGCGGTGGTGCTGGTGGGCCAACGTCGCTGAAACTTGAAGGTGACGGCGAATATTGTCCTGTGCTGACGCGTCCGGCATTTGTGACTTGCTGATGCGAATGAGGGCTATCCGATCGCGAACTGCCTGCCCCAGAGTCCAACGCTGGGCTGCATCGGTGCAGATAATTGAGCGGAGTTTCACGTTCGATACTTGGTTTTCGAATCAATTTTGCTGAAATAAGGCCGGGTGGCAGAACTTTTGGCACATGTCCGTTTAATTGGGGATTCGGTGATGGTGCAACAGGTAAAGGCGATACCGCAGGCATGGGTTCCATCAGCTTGGCATGCATGTAGTCCGGCGGATCGGAGCGACCACCGTTGACTGCATTGTAACGCATCGGTGGGAAGTtctgcaataaataaaattaatttcatttaaaggaATATTTAGCATAATTTCGAGGagcatagaaaaaataaatggacCTGTAGCACCgtatgacactggccacctcttcgCATTCCCTGCTAGctaaccctactcatctgaAACCGTGCTCCTTTTgttccgaccccgtcgaaacagcacgtttcctgggtctaccgttggatgacgtcgacaACAACCTATCTAATCCTTATCATCCTAAAGGGGATTAAGTAcctgttaaaacaacaacaacatcatacCCAAAGAATTGTTCAGATTGTTTTGAGAAATCACAAAACCGTACTGAAAGTGGGAGAAGACAAAGTAGAAGCTAAATTGAGAATTCTATACTACAAAAAGTGTCAAAAGATGAAAGACATTCCATGAGCATACCGAGGTATGCCGGTTCTTGTGTTAGCTATCCAAACAAGATGATCAGTTTAAATCACAAATAAGGAAATACCAAAGATACACCTAAGAATATGgtgatgaaaacaaaaactaaacaaaatcaGAAAATTAGCAAACGAGcgataaaaaataaagcaaacacaaaaaaaagcaaaaaaaaaaagcaaaaaaaaaacaataaataaaaaaacacaacaatggaaaaaattagaaacaaacatactcacatacatatgtatgtattttggttAATATAGAAATATGCAAAGGAGAAAAGCGcaacaagcaaaaaaatataattaaaaagaagTTATGCGATGTGCGATGGAATTCGTGAAATCGATAAAACTGACAGAACGGCAAGCGTGTGCGCAAGATTTGTGTGCCAGATTCGCCAGTGATTATGCGTTGTTTACCTTACTGCATTCCTTCGCACCGCTCCGACCAATCAAACACAGCTGAGCAGTGTCGCAACGATATCGCACTAATACGGACCCGAGCGAACACAGTAGCTCATTTAGAATACCAGTGAAATGTGAAGTTCCCGTAAGGAAGTGAACAAGCGATGGTTTGTCAGACATACGagcattttgcttttattagaAGACCGAATTGACCAGAGCGACAAGAAAAAAGGTGTCGACAGCACTTAAAAGTACTATTCAAAGGTTTTGGATTGGATTATGTTtggttagaaaaaaattgaggTTTACACTGAGACCTAAGATCTATTGTATACGTCCCTTTATCCCATGTCTGCTGAATTTCAGGATCCTGCTGTGcgctattgaggcgatgtgatcgaTATTCGGATATAAATGTATGCAGATCTAATCACTTGATCTCCATGTAGAAAGGAGGCTTCTTGAGCCGGCAATACCCATAGTAAAATACTACGAGTATTCGAACTTTGTTCGGGTTAGCCAAAGTGTAACAATGCTTCCAAAGAAAGCACCATTGCAGACATCTGATTGAAGCGTTGATGTAGAGTCACATCTCTGTTACCTTATCAGAGATGAAATATGTCAACAAATATACTGACTTCTTCTGGATATTCTATGGCGGGATTAAAACCAATTGCGGTCGGAGGATTCGCCAAAATTCATGGTTGAAACTTCGTAAGAAAgtcaatttcctttttttaaataaaggaaCGAATATTACACATTCTTtagatatttatacatatgtacatatatgcacatatacttacatatttacatttgtatgcgCATGCAGAAAAAATGCACTGAAATGAAACATATCAGCTCACAAAAATACTATATTCTTCggaacaaatacatataagcacacacatatgtatgtacatacttatgtatgatcTCGCATTAATGAATGTAAGAGAGTCACTCCGCGGAAAACGCCTGCACCGTAAGCAAGAAACAGAGAAACACAGACGATCGCATACGAAACGATTGTCCGACTGGAATTCGACGAAACGACAGCACGAGACGGCAAAAGAACGAAGGGAAATTCTTGCCGTCACGTAATAATTTCATACATTGAATTCCTGAAAGTCAAGAGCAAAATAGATGAGATGCCCCAAACCCGGAGAAGAGCAGTACACAACAGATGTGCAGCGATCACGCTACGACAAAGTCAAGCCAGCTAAGCTCTGGTACTGTGCCAAACGTTGCTGCACTGTCACACCCTCCACG
The sequence above is drawn from the Bactrocera tryoni isolate S06 chromosome 1, CSIRO_BtryS06_freeze2, whole genome shotgun sequence genome and encodes:
- the LOC120767022 gene encoding serine/threonine-protein kinase Warts, which translates into the protein MHPAGEKRGRPKNKYTAHALESIKQDLTRFQVQRDNGGAQNFPPMRYNAVNGGRSDPPDYMHAKLMEPMPAVSPLPVAPSPNPQLNGHVPKVLPPGLISAKLIRKPSIERETPLNYLHRCSPALDSGAGSSRSDSPHSHQQVTNAGRVSTGQYSPSPSSFSDVGPPAPPPRHPTTANSATPPPPPPNQLYKRRSPANTRPAAITPNPTTRGTSPVILRNGIKAQQQLSQMKALSLYQAGGSAVEPPPPPYPINTVVVATSAPPPSYTASMQSRQSPTQSQSDYRKSPSSGIYSATSAGSPSPITVSNSAILPLQPTAVARPQPRTYARTQQPIIMQSVRSTQVQKPVLQTAVAPQTPVSASACNSPVHIMPAPPSYPQKSAIVVQQQQAAQQQSPLLAGGVPTTLSTAVKSSTPTTPPLIANALNGSVVSKPICIEPPSYSVTMQAKAAQHHQQQQQTSSAQLRAAAAVALAAQQQQQQQQQKQVCSVPVPRQLPPPPPYQSTRAAAAPPSDLSGNNNPMDMKANGKAAAALHSNMVNNNQIINSNLTTTPPIPPAKNSGGSGGTTSSGSGGGGTSPAASGGGAVGKGAEKIKHASPIPERKKVSKEKEEERKECRITQYSPQAYKFYMEQHIENVIKSCKQRAYRKNQLEKEMSRMCLPQQAQVEMRKMLSQKESNYIRLKRAKMNKSMFAKIQDIGVGAFGEVSLVKKIDSTHHLYAMKTLRKADVLKRNQVAHVKAERDILAEADNNWVVKLYYSFQDKENLYFVMDYIPGGDLMSLLIKKGIFEEPLARFYIAELTCAVESVHKMGFIHRDIKPDNILIDKDGHIKLTDFGLCTGFRWTHNSKYYQENGNHSRQDSMEPWEEYSEIGHRPTVLERRRIRDHQRVLAHSLVGTPNYIAPEVLERSGYTQLCDWWSVGVILYEMLVGQPPFLANTPVETQQKVINWEKTLLIPPQAKLTPEATDLIRRLCASADKRLGKNTEEVKAHPFFKGVDFADMRQQTAPYIPKIEFPTDTSNFDPIDPDKLRSNNSNLSGDDFAYSDSQSHGFFEFTFRRFFDDRFNSEMTDDHSSYQDVGNTTQSNHNVNEQFI